The sequence tttttcctcaggAATTTGTCTTTCTGTGATCTCAGCATTTCCTTGATAATTGCCACTAAGATGCTGCTGAATTTCTTAGCCAAGAGGAAAACATTTCTTACACTGTCTGCACTGTGCAAATGTATCTCTCTATCATTTTTGCAGACGTTGAGTGCCTCTTGCTGGCTGTGATGGCGTATGATGgttatgtggccatctgtaaccTGCTGCTCTTTACGGTCACCATGTCCAGGCAGCTTTGTAAACAGCTGGTGACTGGGGTGTACgctgtgggggtggtggattCAATGATATACACGTGTTGTACATTTcggctgtcattctgcagctcaaAGATCATcaatcatttcttctgtgacGTCCTCCCACTGTTGGCCCTCTCCTGTTCTGACACCCGCGTCAATGAGATTATGATGTTTGCTTCCATGAGCTGCATTGTACTGAGCAGCCTTGTGACTGTCCTCCTCTCCTATGTCTATGTCATCTCCACCTTTCTACAGATCCGCTCTGCCAAGGGCCGCCACAAAGCCATCTCCACCTGCTCTGTCCACTTGACCTTTGTGGTCCTGTATTTTGGCACCCTCTTCTTTATGTATTTACGTCCCACCTCCAGCTATTCCATGGACAGAGACAAAGTGACCTCAGTGTTTTACACGCTATTGATCATCATgttgaaccccctcatctacagcctgaggaacacgGAGGTGAAGGATGCCCTGAGGAAAGCAATGAATAGACTCCTAACCAATTCCTGAATCTGTTTAACTCTGTATTGGTTTAGTGGTGGGGAATGGATAAAGGTGAATACAATTCCCAGCCCATTATGAAGTCATTTCACAGAGCCCGTGGGAGTATTTTTCTTTATTGTATTGTTATTATTGTTAATTTGTTTCTATAATATCAAGCTCTGCAGGCTGCAACTGAGATCAGTGGAGAAAACATGGGAAGCATCACAGGGCCAGAGAGGAAGAATGATTTTATAAGCTGGTGGCTAGGGACATTCACCCAGAGGGTGAAACATTTACCTTCACATCTCAGGACATCATGTGGCAGTTCCCAAggagtttctgtgacccaaccagTTACAAAGAGTTTTAGGAATAAAATTAGGAATACAATTgcaaaagagtgtgtgtgtgtgtgtggagggtggggggaggatagCACAAGAACCCACGGACTTCAATTGCAggaagggtggtttaggttggacattaggaaaaacaccCCAACAGTGAGGGTGGCTATGCACTGGAATAacttgcctaggaaggttgtggaatctccaccattggagatttttaagagcattttagacaaacacctgtcagggatggtcgagATAATATTCAGTTGTGCTGTGACTGCAGGGGagtggaatagatgacctctcgaggtcccatcccatcttatgattctatgattgcccaagaagccctgcactgggaggaggggcGACACCATCCAGAGCACTGGACAGGGCAAGGGACACGCACCTGCCAACAATTGATATTCagctccactgtaacccccaccacacgcacacacagagtgCCTAATGCACACACCAAATGAACACACACAGAAGGcgcagtacacacacacacataatgccCACTGCAACTCACACACAGTGCCCactacacacaacacacacagtgcAAActgccccccaaacacacacacacagcctgacacTGAGCTCAGTCAGAATGCAGAATAATCTCTACGGGGAAGCTGGGACAGCTGCAATATTTCCAACTTGCCTGAACAAAAAAGAACCAAAGGGGATTCTGCTGCCAAGGCAGGGAGATAGGACTAGATTTCTCAAGTGGTCTTTTCCCTCGACATCTTTTCTGAGGCCTGGTTTAGGCTTAAAAAATAGATCAACAGAGCTCTATTGGACATGGCGggaaaatttttcacagcctgtACAAGGCAGTAAGCTTGCGCTGACCCTAATtgtcattcttccattgaccttgcTATTGCCTCTTGGGGACATGGATTAACTATATTGAAGGAAAaccccttccctcaatgtggaaagcATGTACACTTTGGTGCTGCTGCACACCATAGCTGAGTAATGTAATGGCCTTGGTATAGACATTCCCTGACTCGATGAGGGGGTTTTGCCcttctgttagccgacggccaaggatgtttggtgaggtgccagctatgcccgtttataccatccgtgactttaaccgctagggcgcactgtcccttcgcggcgggcagcccgggctaggctgacggatgccccaaggtcctaaccacccgtgactttaactgctagagctcagagctccttcgcagagggcagtcaatactgaccgacaggtgccccaatggcagcactaagagcctctccacacccgtgactttaactgctagagctcagagctccttcgcagcgggcagccaggattgactgacaggtgccccaagagtttgccccgtggaggcggcacaactcaacgctaggctcttagtactctcacctaatggccaggctttagagccaaaacggctgaggttctttaattgtgttggctgctttacagtaaaccagagaaaacaagtcaggcttatgcacaaatggttaccaaaatttattaagctagattctaatcatgtggttacaaaattgctagtgcctacttatttaaatgtagagatgttacacacaaacaagttacaaaactgaagccacaatcccaaagaaagaaaacaaagtatagagctctatttcaaaatatgtgtacactaaagataggagatcaggtgtgggtgcttcttaccctccttgcatctctcgattccagcggtgccaagccaggatcggtcactcagttccacggaaagacgaataagggacaaggcgtagggaccctcttagctgcagaagccttgggaggctgtcacttatctgaccagcagatagatagtgaaaagcactcaaaaatcatggtgctgtaggtcccctacttatacctctgtactcctttattctctttctcctttcttatgccaaattggggc comes from Lepidochelys kempii isolate rLepKem1 chromosome 6, rLepKem1.hap2, whole genome shotgun sequence and encodes:
- the LOC140912459 gene encoding olfactory receptor 5W2-like; this encodes MDCNSCYTRDCKIYTTLSTFQITSIYPNCSKEAAIRLAQQSTWVSTRKKRDLVQHLWDGANRIAAIWNIHKGQQHEEKLEQLEKATGLITGAQLAQVQAGFNELYHISALSSMTQKLLTEMVLGMTNAGKALQWDLACLEVQNFLNDQLMAIQKDLEHQAWPTALTNTSGVPYVECLLLAVMAYDGYVAICNLLLFTVTMSRQLCKQLVTGVYAVGVVDSMIYTCCTFRLSFCSSKIINHFFCDVLPLLALSCSDTRVNEIMMFASMSCIVLSSLVTVLLSYVYVISTFLQIRSAKGRHKAISTCSVHLTFVVLYFGTLFFMYLRPTSSYSMDRDKVTSVFYTLLIIMLNPLIYSLRNTEVKDALRKAMNRLLTNS